The genomic region TCAATATGAAACTAATCActgtattcaaattcaatctCCTGCCATAAACTCTCAGGCAATACTTTGgcagtgttatattattatattgaagaaaCTATAGATCACTGATCCATTTAAATATTCTCATATAATTCATTAGacatgatttcaataccgtagtttctattttttttaaacaataatagaTTTTTGTCTTTTCCTGGAATGAATTATTCGATAAcgataatgaataaattcagtACGGTAGGCACCATACAAGTTACTTATCTTCAGCAACTGTTTTTGTTTTACATGATAATTgatagtttttaatttattttatgaagaaGCTGTCGAATTTGAATATCTTGGCAACAAGGTTTGCTTCATGATTCATAAagtaaagttttgaattttacatctatgAAAAATACTCTACCTTAATAGAAACTCTATCCAAGCAAGACCTATTGTTTTTTCTTATGAATGTGAAAAGTTTCATCTGATTACTTGTAAAGATTATGTTTTTTTTGGTAGGTTCTAAAAACTTACCCCGTTATAAAATTGTTTAGGTAAATTTAATGAACATCTAAATAATTTATAGACGTCATATTAAAATTACAATGAGCAAATATAAACTGGTCTTGAGCAAGACTTAGCAAAAGTTGTgcctatttttattattctcaagTCTGCGTGTTTTAGTATGTTGATGtgacttgtaattttataaatcGATCTAAATATACACTGATATTAAATAGGTTATGACTGCtggaaatgttatattattttatgttgtTTGTTCACGAATATTGGAATCTACTTCAACCCCCATTTAATTTGatgcattaaaaaataaattaacaaaaagtGTTCATATTTTCAAGGGGTTGTTATTTGGACATGTTTGTAGCTATTTACTCTGAAACACCGATAGTAGCTctttaaaatattctaatttgGAAGGACATGAATTTGAAACGTCGACAACAGATTTCAACATCCATTTTTCAATACGACATCAATCTACACTAACAGAGAAGCCTAAACTAATATTGATCTTTCACCTATTAGCAGATATCCGTAAAGTGCACAGCAATAAACACTAATTTATCGACTCAAGCGAAAAGTCCTAGTTtttagtaaaatttttgaaacttCATGCTAAAATAAAATGGATAGTGCAATGAAGTCTTGTTGGCAGTCTTAGAGCCTTGTCTACTACATGATGTGTTGATGAggcatgaaaataaaatattaattatttaaaaatattatcaaacaggtaatgtttttctaaaaatataacATGCATACAGAATAGCTTTGGCGATGAAAATAACAATCAATATCTGAATATTGGATCACTGAATACATTTgaatcattttcacattctacTCAAATTTTGTGAGATGAATGAGTCTAGTAAACGATAAATTTatgatacaataaatgtttatcTATAATAGAAGaggaattatagaaaaatacttgCAATCTCTCTGTACAATCCTATACAAACTTTTCCTTCAGCATCTATTTTTAAGTACAATCATCTAGCACGTCAATCCCTCTCAAGGAcgataatagaataattcataGTTGAAGTTACACATCAATAAATAGTAGGTACTttacaatataaatttacaatagtataaattacaatatgtcAATATTACATCTAAGAAATATTCAAACACAGGTACAAAAagtttacaaaacaaaaataaacagtatTAAACAATGCGTTGACGAGAAACAGCAATAGCTTAAAAACAAATCAGAATCAATTACACTGTAAAAACGATAAAATCGAACTTATTGAGCATAAAGTATAAATAACTATATCAATTGAATAAACTTTGaacgaaataaataaaataatataataatcttGTTGGCTTATCACAGAATCATGTCATTGCAATCTCAGCTTACAACACCATTATTTACTTTTCAACTCTCATTGTAGTTTCTAGTTGTTTTTGCAActgattataatatattattattactctttTATCAATAAAAGTCTAGTCTTCACTCTCTTCGcatttaaattataatagaatttacaaatattttacaaaCACATCTATTACAAATACTACAGGGATTATAGCAAACGCTTTAAAACATACACTAGTTCCaaagatagaaaaaattattaagTAACAAACAAGTTAATCATATAAGAAAGCCGTCAATGTCATCATTCTATCAAGTTATTGAATTTCAGCTTCTCCGATATTCCCGGATAgaaacaagaatatgaaatacaataatactCGCTGGATTGAAGAATTTGTCAAAGAAGttataaaaaatctatttttaatgtGGAGACCCACCACCTTAATACCTAATAATCTAACTGAaaccattaataaattaaattttggtTCATTCACaaagagatgaagaaaaaaaatcttcTCATTTCAATAACTGGGGAAGTTTATTATATTGGGAATTTTTCCTTTTCGAAAATAGATTATCTCTATTCGAATTATCTACCCGTCAAGCTAGGGCTGGAGCAAGACTTTTGTTTAGTATTGGACTTGGAAACTATCAATTCTTTACATCATTTAGAGAGGTTCAAGATACTAATTCCATGAaaactatttttgaaatttgaactgTAGGGACAGTAGCCTACCATTGTCGTATATTAATTTCGATAGAATGTTCTCTGTAATAGATCCCAAGTCACTTGACAAAGTGTCACTCTAGCTCTAGCTGTATGAACTACTAATTTAAGAAGGCTATCTACTAGCTCCTACTTGGGAATATCTAAAATTATACTATCAAATTTTGAATCTCATTTCATATAATATGAGGATTCAGTTAACGAGCCCTCTGACAAACTATACTAGGTACCAAATTTTATAtcttaattttgttatttaaattttatatcttaatttatattattaaaagtcTTGAAAGAACTTTATCCAAGAACTCCTGAATTATTTTGTCTTCCTTCTGAAGACTTCATCAATGAATCATAATAGATAATTCCACAACTGGAAGATTCTATTATTGAAAATCTTGGAACCACTTTAAATTATATGTATATGATATTCAAATTCTGTCTTTCTTTTTATGACTTCCACTTGGGAAAAAACATCCTAAACAAATCGTAATAGGTAAATAGTTTCACAGCTGAGGAATCCTATTCCATAAAATATTAGTGTGagaatttaaatataaaatatgaatgaattaaaatatGTTATGCccttataaaaataatgattataatataaaatgctgAAACAACGCCGAGTTCATGAAATTGGAcagataaatattataaaattggagGGCAAATATGGAACGAGTTTCAATATctcaaagaaaataattgtgaTAATTAGTAGTAATGACATTAATTATGGAACAATAAGAGTCTTGGATTCCTATTCAACCTCATCTGTGTCTTGTGAGgcatattttcaaaacatttgcAACATTCGAAATAGTAATAGAAATTGAGATTTGAAtaatcagtgattggtaaaactattctaaaattgaaaaaatgaaaaattccccTGATGATTAGAAAATTATACTATTTTCCAGAATAGGATGAAAATCTTTGAATAGGTAGTGATCAGTCAAAAAAGCGTTTGCTATAGCACGGCGGACATGCTTGACAACTTAAGTAGGGTACTTGGGAGATAATTCAAGTGCATTCAATGATATGTGGCTGGGAGCTCTCGATGACCGATGGCCTCTGTGGTTCGGATGTCACTTGCCCGTTTGGCTGCTGCAGCTGATGATGTGACTGCATCTCATATTGCTCATGCAACTCATGTTCTTGCATGTCTTTCGGATCTATACTAcctattaaaaacaaaaataaattataaataatgtgAAAGATGTGTGTAAACTCTAATTTTGGAAAAAACCTtgagaaacaataataaattgagtgggatataatataattctacTCGTATAATAAAAATcgatttttgttttaatttgtaATGGGAAGTGAATTTGAATAATCTCAagtttaacaataaataaaaagcCTTGCTCTAACCTAATTggtgataataatgatgattgatgataacaatcacataattataattttctcataaaaaattaaaaagttttcattCCACTAATTTTGCAGCTTCTCCTTTGAATGGAAACAAAACGCTCATTGAACTATGGACTGAGTTAGATTATAAGGTGGCTGGTCCCCAAATCCAAAAACATTTCAAGCTACTGAATACCTTCACtatgataattgaaatttagttACTGCGATATAGATAAATGTAGAAATTCACGTATTGCTGTTTAATCTACTTATGAATTGAAGAATTGGCATTGACaactttgaaataaattttcatgaacatttgaaattttttttacataagtgaattttctattttaaagtAGTTGCTAAGCAGTttttaatagattattatatagcTGATTCATTGTAGAAACATTATGTGATTTCAGTTAGTACTTTCAATCCACTACTCTATAGCTGTAAGTGGTGTtgatgattaattttattccaaTCATCAATTAAGAAACTTTTTGAACCAATATCAAGAAATCAGATAACATAAAACGCACCCATATTAATATCAGAGTTGACATAATCGTAGTAGCCAGGAGGGGAGCCAGCAGCGGCTGCCAGTGCTAGCTCTTCATCCATGTTGTTTGGTCGGCAGTTTGTTGTTTTCCAGTGAGTCCtgaaatcaattgataaattattagtCTCAATCATCCATTTCCAAAGTTTTCTCTCAAGTCATCCCATATTATGCTCAATTTTATTCTCTCAAGTAATGTTAAGTCATAGAAAAATAGAGCCTATTCTATTTGATTAAATACTATAacatattttcttgaaaaatttactTACAATTCCACCCAAGGATGCATTCACATTTCTGTTAAGCTATTTACAAATTCTTTAATGATATTCGGCCTACAAGAAGTAGGCCTATTTATTACAAATGGAATGCAGTTGATTTCTGCAACAATTTCATATTACAGTCATTCAGTTTGTGAAGAATTGTCAAACTCATGAATAAGTCACTGCATAGTTGACACAATAGGTACCTGACTCCAAGTGTTCGATTGGTGATCTATTAAATGACTGTATCCatcatacatttttttctaaattttactTTGAGTTCTTCCAATCTATTGATACTCTTTCTTAAATCGTCTAGATTTTTACGCTAAATcgaatatttttttgttatttttagatGGAGCTCACCCCTGGCGTTCCAGTTTCCTTTAGCCGACCGTGACAAGTACCATGATGAATCTAGCATCTAGTTGTACGATTTTGTTTGTTATCTTTGTAGAATGAAttgtatttaaataatattatgaatctaTTTTGTAACTCATAGCCAATAGAAACTATAGAAACTCACAGCCAATAATATATTCAGGTAGAATTGATATCTGAGTCCCcacattgatataataaaattgatatttgagtCCTCAgttgaatattataacatatGACATATTTGAGTCAATTGTCATTCAAACTTACATTGTCAATTTGAACAATTCTGTATGCAATAGAAATCCACAGCTTCATCATATTTAGATTTAGGTCAACATTGATATAGGAGTCCTCAGATTactattataaaattgatatatGAGTGCTCAGATTACTTCCATGACATTGATATCTGAATCCTCATTTCATTATCATAACATTGTTGTCTGAGTTGAACGTTTTCAATCTGTAATCAGATTTGCATAGTATATATGGCATACGAACCTGAGGCCACTGGCGCTGATGTACTTCTTGCTGCATCCCTGACAGGTGTAGGGCCTCTCGTTGGTGTGCAGTCGCTTGTGCAGTTTGAGGTGCACGAACTGCGTGAACTTGGCCGGACAGAGGTCACAGGCGTATGGCTTCTGGCCCGAATGCAGACGCAGATGCGTCTTCAGGTTGGATGTCGAGCTGAACCTCTTCTTGCAGATATCGCATTGGTGTGGTTTCTCGCCTGTTCACAAACATTGCAGAGTCTTAGTATGCTAAGATTATCAACAATAgttcatataataatattggaatgaaGTATAAGATGTACcatgaataataatacattgTGCCTAGCAAAAATTGCATTGATGTGTTTTCTCgtctgtttttttttaatattatgggTTGATTATGCTGACAGTTCCAACATCATGATCCGAATAAAGTATTAGAAAAGAAGATTGTTAGCAAGTTCTaaatcatcattgtcatcaGGTTTTCCTGATaggttttataaaataaattatgaacactgaacaaaataaatatattagttTTGTTTTAGATCGTCTAAAAAATAGATTACCTTTATAGAATCATAGCTTCACAGGGCATTTTATAGAGCACGTGAAGCTAGGGTTAGACTAAACAAGCGAATGCTTCTTCTAAACAAAGATTGATCAAAATCTTAGAAAAAGCCATTTTAAAAGCTCGAAAGCCATGATAGCTATGAGCTATTTGGATTGTATTCATACACTTTTGGATACTTAATTCATCATGCTTCTCATATGTCGGGTTGTTTCTAAATGCCCCAGAATACGTGCACTAGCTCTATGCTTGTTTGGTCCAAACTCAGCCTGACACGAACGAACGAACGAGCAAACTGAATAAGTTATTAATTGATGATTAAACACAGGAAAAACCACAAATCCAACTCTTGTGCAAACTTCAGTTGCTACAGTATATGCTGAATAGTTTTCGAATGACTGTACTTGATTATAAGAATATCTTCAATTTGCGTTTATCTAGAATCTATAATAGAGTGTTGTGACTTACCGGTGTGAACAAGATGATGCTTCTGCAAGTGAGCCAGTTGAGTGAAGCTCTTTGTGCAGACGTTGCATTTGAAGGGCCGCTCGCCCGAGTGCGTCCTCAGGTGCACCTTCAGGTTGGACAGCTGGCCGAATGTCTTGTAGCACACGTTGCATTCGTAGTGCATCTTTCCATCCTTCTTCTTCAACGGATAGGGAAGGGAACGATACCCCCTTGATGCTTGACTGTTGGGGCTGAGAGGACTTCCAAAGGAGCCATCGTCAGGTGACAGAGATCCGGGAGGGGAGAGGGTTTGACGGGAGGGGGCCGAAAGGGGTGGAAGGGGTTGAAGGAGATGGTGCAAAGGAGCTCCACCCAGGGACATTTGGGATGGAGAGGAGAAATGCAAGCCTGAAGATGAAGGGGGTGAGTAGGAGTTGTTCTGGGGCTGTGGTGGTGGCAGCCCTGCTGTGGGGTACGGTTGGTAGTAGGGTTGGGTGGGATGTATTGGAGGGTATCCCATCTCAGGGATATGATACAAAGGTGGGGATGAGTAGGGAGATCGCCTCAGATGATTTGTGTTCACATTTCCCGTAGCAATGGACGGAATGCTGAGatggttgttgttgttgttgttgatattCTGCGGATGACTAGCAGTTGAATCAGGACTGACTGGGACGTTGCCGTACCTTTGAGACTTCTTATAAGAATAAGCAACCTCAGTGGGAGAACTTGGTGGAGGTGTTGCAGAGTTTCGCCTGGATATCACCACAACCTTCTCACTACTTGTTTTATTCTGCAGAAGTATATTCTCCAAGATCGATGAAGAAGTTTTTGGTGGTTGGATTTGTGGATGTAGATGATGTATGTCCTCCAAAGGAGGTGTAGAATCAGCAGCAGGCCTCCCAATGTCAAAATGCACCTTCTTGGCAGGTGGTTGTGGAGATGTTACATCATCATCTTCCCTGTAACCGGGCTCACTTGTTGACTCTGGAAGTGGTGAGTCAATGATGACGAGTGCATGAGGCGGTGACTGAGAAGGACTGACTACTACCACCTCTTTTGCAGGGTACTCATCGCCCTTGGCAGTATTGTAGTGGCTGTAGAGCGAAGCCTTGGTCATCTTTATCTTCACCTTCCTGTACTCGTTGTGATCGGGACTCTGTCCAGAGGGAGAGTGCTGGGGAGGGGGTGAGGTGACTGGTGTCTCATCCTTCATAGGCTCCACCACTTCCTTGGCTTGCTTCTTGCTGTAATCATAAATCAAAATATTAGTGGAATTTCACGATTGATGTACTTCTAAAAGAAAGTTTCAATGAGCGAAGCAGCATTGAGAATGCAGTTAACAATGAACATAAGCAAACATTTCTTGCTCATTCTTGCAACAATGTGCTGCAATAGGCTACGAATTTTAATATTCTGTTTTCCAAAAGTAGTAAGATGGTCAAGCGGTACTATTAGGCCCACTGTTCAATTGTTCTGAATTTGAATCGAACTTGCTAAGTAGTGGAACAAGACACCATACTGTTCACAAATTCTCAGATTATGTATTATTGTGTTGAGAAAATTCCATTACTCATGATAATCCTGatgatttgaaattgttttcaatgaaaacattgaaatgaTTTGAATTACATTGTTTTGGCAGATTGTATTGAGTTGTGattattctaaatttatataatttacaatttctTCAGCTCTAACGTTTCAATTCTCTCGAATAATGTTTTATTCTATCTACAAAATACAGCACCATAATACCTGTAGCTTGTCATGACAAGTAGGCAAATAATAGACTTATCATTGgtgattaaatttatattatttaatgattTTATATATAATTACAATTTCTTCAGCTCTAACGTTTCAATTCTCTCAAATCATGTTTTATTCTATCTACAAAATAGCTACAATGAATACAGCACCATAATACCTGTAATCTGTCATGACAAGTAGGCAAATAATAGACTTATCATTGGTGATTAATTGACATTATTGATTATGTTTTTTACATCATTGTTAAAATTATAGCTCAATGAGAAACTAAATTACTTGTAATCCGTTAttcttaaaattattttgttatatattACTGATTCTATTTAGAACAGATAATATGGTTGACTGGAATTTGAATTACCTGAAATCGAGTACGTAGTTGTTGTCGCTGTCATCGGAATCACTGGAATCCTCGGGTGGAGTGAGCACCTCATCATGATAGCCGTTGCTGTGGTAGCCTTCATCAGAGCGCACCGAGCCATCCCCTGTCATACCACCTGCATGCTCATAGCCACCAGCGCCAGCATGCTCCTTGGCCACATCCATGTGCTGGTGCTGGACCACTGCATGCTCCTTCACTGCAACATGTTCCTTTGCCACAACCTCCTCCTGCACCACAACTCCTTCAGTCTCACTCTTGCTCTCACCCTCATTCTGCTCCACCTCCATCGGCCTGTGCTGCTCATCCTCGAACCTCACCACACTCTTCACCACTTCTTTCTCAACCACTTGCTCTTTCCTCGCCACATCCGCTTCCTCAACTTTATTAGCTTCATTTTGAGATCGATTTGCAAACTCCTTCTCCAACACCTGTACCCTGTTGGTGATTGGGTTCTCATGCTGTTGGCTCACATAACAATTATTCTTGAACTTGACCAAATCTGTGGGCAACAAACCTTGTTGCTGTTTTTGAGCTTCAAACTTGGGCTCCTCAACAATCACCCTATTCACAACCCTTTCAATGGTTTGTTCCACATGTGGAGAAACTTTACCATCGTTAGGTTTCGTTTTAATTACCCTCTCATAATTATTCTGATCGGTTTTCACTACTTCTTcagtattgttgttagttttgAGATCTTTATTATTAGTTTTCACAATTATTCCATTTTCCCTTTCCCTCGTTGCTTGTTGTTGTTTTTCAAcaacattgtttgtcaatttattgttgttgttgttgacgttgttgttattattgttgttagTGATAGCAGCAAGCCTCTCGTTGTAGGGCCTTGTGTCtatgttgttgttgtttctGTTGACTAGCCTCTCCTGGTTGTGAAGTCGGTTTTTGGATTGAAGGAAGTGCTTTGGCTTGGGGTGGGCTGTGGTCGAGCTGACTACTGTTATCAGATCGTTATCACGGATCTCGTGGATGTTGGTTGGCTGGGCGGGAATAGCAGCCTGTTGTACTTGTTGTCCTGAAAAAAGAATCGATCTCATTATATAATTGTGAAATATATCTATCAACAAAACGTTTAGTAAAATACAAGAATTCATTACAGATTTTTGTGTAGCAGTACACTGTAAAGTTGACTAGAGATTGTAAACACTTAATAATGTCGTACTAATCATTGTAACTAGTTTTTCTTCACTCCAATAAATAAGTTTCACAATTTCAATATCTCTATATGATACGAATGATCTATAATATTCATAGACTCATTTTTCTTCCAGAACAGtgccatttaaaaaaaatgtttttatctatatataaaagcgaaatggcactcactcactgactgactgactgactcactcactcactcgcagaactaaaaatctaccggaccaaaaacgttcaaatttggtaggtatgttcagttggccctttagaggtacACTAAGAGATCTTTtagcgatattttaactctaagggtggtttttaagggtttaaagttattttagcatgtatattcttcttattccaatatcttaaaattataattgaaatgttcataccatatgttaatatagaactataatctagagagagtacctcttcgaaacagttgttctggtaactaaattaaaaattttgtcaggttggcattaagttgaagattgaaatgcatttatccaggacctcctaaataccaataatttatccaattagccaaaattagcgttttctcagcttttctgcgtttcctcacctttttcaataattgatggaaatatatttaaaaaaaaatcagtacacaggtttagctgaggtggaagaattttgttcgccaaagatacgtcgatatagtaacaggtgtttttcgagatcaaattgacatattacgttcaaattcgggacagaggttccgctgaggtctacatgcaggagagcgaagcgagcccgctgatctcataaATTTtatggacaatccagtcgggggtccagaatttggtacagaggttacgctgaggtctacatgcaggcgagcgaagcgatcccgctgatctcatttttggacgatccagtcgggggtccagggggcggagccccctggctagacggatatggcgagccaagcgagcctgacggctagttaaaacatatttttgaaCTTCATAAGTTGCAATAGATATTGTGAATGACTTGAATTACAGATCTTCATGTAGGAAGTTGGGTCTGTGActtcattcaaaaataaaccATTTGAATCTGTTCCTTTCCAGTGAATATAACGTAATAATATAATTGGTTCAAGTGAATCAAAATGTTGAATCTTGGATTTCTATACTCACTTATCCTCTGTAGCATAAGTTCTCCAGTGAGAGGATAGTTGAGCCTCTCTGCGAACTCTCGACAGTACCAAACAAGCAGTTCTTGGTTGGGAAGGATCGGCCTGATGGTGTAGAAGTAGATATCCATCTataaaaaatgagaagaaaaattgaGTCTTCGTTAAAGTAAAatgattctataataattgtttaccaATTTTCTGTTGAATAATGTTGGATATGTTGTATTGTTGAAAGAATTCTTAAAAATATTAACCAATGAAGTTCCagtattttatgtattttatagCTGAATGGTTAGTAAGCCTAAGATTGGTTGTGAAATTTCCGATTAAATTACTTCAATATTGAAGACCCTATTTTTGTGCAtgattcaattctcttcaataatGCATGCAGCATGAAGATAGATAGGCCtagtagaaaaaaaatatagaaGGTTCATTATGGTTGAGAATCGATTGGACCCAATTTTATAAACTGagcaaaatatttttataagttATCAAAATAACATGTAGGTTATAGCATCACAGTGGATGATATGACTGGAACTTTTCAAACTGCTATTAGAATGATGAATGGTGTAGTCGAATAATGCATTTCAACTACATCACACAATAACTTCTTTCACATTTAGTTGAATGACTGATCACATTCTATCttaatgataatatatgaattttttggaaaaagtaatatcatatgaaaatatatttagtgattttggcaataaattcaatttcaattgaaggattaaatttcattgaCTGGAACTCTATTCAGGAATAAATTGGACttcaaaaaatcaattgtttatgaaaggaaaatttattcatagttattgaattatcaattag from Nilaparvata lugens isolate BPH chromosome 11, ASM1435652v1, whole genome shotgun sequence harbors:
- the LOC111046389 gene encoding PR domain zinc finger protein 1 isoform X2, with amino-acid sequence MRQDVNIEDSDDGVGVIWDLSSIKEEEFEKHVVYIVPDLPSPQDCPNKAETSLPRNLVLKPSQALSDVLGVWSTSYIPRGTRFGPLVGEVYAKDAVPNTANRKYFWRVYKDNQLFYYIDGYDVAKSNWMRYVNPAYSSESQNLIACQYKMDIYFYTIRPILPNQELLVWYCREFAERLNYPLTGELMLQRIRQQVQQAAIPAQPTNIHEIRDNDLITVVSSTTAHPKPKHFLQSKNRLHNQERLVNRNNNNIDTRPYNERLAAITNNNNNNNVNNNNNKLTNNVVEKQQQATRERENGIIVKTNNKDLKTNNNTEEVVKTDQNNYERVIKTKPNDGKVSPHVEQTIERVVNRVIVEEPKFEAQKQQQGLLPTDLVKFKNNCYVSQQHENPITNRVQVLEKEFANRSQNEANKVEEADVARKEQVVEKEVVKSVVRFEDEQHRPMEVEQNEGESKSETEGVVVQEEVVAKEHVAVKEHAVVQHQHMDVAKEHAGAGGYEHAGGMTGDGSVRSDEGYHSNGYHDEVLTPPEDSSDSDDSDNNYVLDFSKKQAKEVVEPMKDETPVTSPPPQHSPSGQSPDHNEYRKVKIKMTKASLYSHYNTAKGDEYPAKEVVVVSPSQSPPHALVIIDSPLPESTSEPGYREDDDVTSPQPPAKKVHFDIGRPAADSTPPLEDIHHLHPQIQPPKTSSSILENILLQNKTSSEKVVVISRRNSATPPPSSPTEVAYSYKKSQRYGNVPVSPDSTASHPQNINNNNNNHLSIPSIATGNVNTNHLRRSPYSSPPLYHIPEMGYPPIHPTQPYYQPYPTAGLPPPQPQNNSYSPPSSSGLHFSSPSQMSLGGAPLHHLLQPLPPLSAPSRQTLSPPGSLSPDDGSFGSPLSPNSQASRGYRSLPYPLKKKDGKMHYECNVCYKTFGQLSNLKVHLRTHSGERPFKCNVCTKSFTQLAHLQKHHLVHTGEKPHQCDICKKRFSSTSNLKTHLRLHSGQKPYACDLCPAKFTQFVHLKLHKRLHTNERPYTCQGCSKKYISASGLRTHWKTTNCRPNNMDEELALAAAAGSPPGYYDYVNSDINMGSIDPKDMQEHELHEQYEMQSHHQLQQPNGQVTSEPQRPSVIESSQPHIIECT
- the LOC111046389 gene encoding PR domain zinc finger protein 1 isoform X1, coding for MRQDVNIEDSDDGVGVIWDLSSIKEEEFEKHVVYIVPDLPSPQDCPNKAETSLPRNLVLKPSQALSDVLGVWSTSYIPRGTRFGPLVGEVYAKDAVPNTANRKYFWRVQIKEEPGVWSKVYKDNQLFYYIDGYDVAKSNWMRYVNPAYSSESQNLIACQYKMDIYFYTIRPILPNQELLVWYCREFAERLNYPLTGELMLQRIRQQVQQAAIPAQPTNIHEIRDNDLITVVSSTTAHPKPKHFLQSKNRLHNQERLVNRNNNNIDTRPYNERLAAITNNNNNNNVNNNNNKLTNNVVEKQQQATRERENGIIVKTNNKDLKTNNNTEEVVKTDQNNYERVIKTKPNDGKVSPHVEQTIERVVNRVIVEEPKFEAQKQQQGLLPTDLVKFKNNCYVSQQHENPITNRVQVLEKEFANRSQNEANKVEEADVARKEQVVEKEVVKSVVRFEDEQHRPMEVEQNEGESKSETEGVVVQEEVVAKEHVAVKEHAVVQHQHMDVAKEHAGAGGYEHAGGMTGDGSVRSDEGYHSNGYHDEVLTPPEDSSDSDDSDNNYVLDFSKKQAKEVVEPMKDETPVTSPPPQHSPSGQSPDHNEYRKVKIKMTKASLYSHYNTAKGDEYPAKEVVVVSPSQSPPHALVIIDSPLPESTSEPGYREDDDVTSPQPPAKKVHFDIGRPAADSTPPLEDIHHLHPQIQPPKTSSSILENILLQNKTSSEKVVVISRRNSATPPPSSPTEVAYSYKKSQRYGNVPVSPDSTASHPQNINNNNNNHLSIPSIATGNVNTNHLRRSPYSSPPLYHIPEMGYPPIHPTQPYYQPYPTAGLPPPQPQNNSYSPPSSSGLHFSSPSQMSLGGAPLHHLLQPLPPLSAPSRQTLSPPGSLSPDDGSFGSPLSPNSQASRGYRSLPYPLKKKDGKMHYECNVCYKTFGQLSNLKVHLRTHSGERPFKCNVCTKSFTQLAHLQKHHLVHTGEKPHQCDICKKRFSSTSNLKTHLRLHSGQKPYACDLCPAKFTQFVHLKLHKRLHTNERPYTCQGCSKKYISASGLRTHWKTTNCRPNNMDEELALAAAAGSPPGYYDYVNSDINMGSIDPKDMQEHELHEQYEMQSHHQLQQPNGQVTSEPQRPSVIESSQPHIIECT